In one window of Miscanthus floridulus cultivar M001 chromosome 12, ASM1932011v1, whole genome shotgun sequence DNA:
- the LOC136495662 gene encoding protein ALP1-like, which translates to MTGIQWVEIQLNDRVQCYNMFRMTRSVFHRLHWTLVQNYGLRSTNDICTKEALGLFLWTCGAPQSFRQVANRFGHSLETISRKFSEVLDSICRLSIDIIRPKDPYFGTVHPKLQQARFWPHFNDCIGAIDGTHIPVTVPKSEQAKYIGRHGYASQNVMAVCDFDMRFTFVVTGWAGSAHDTRVFLDTLVTYKDKFPHPPEGKYYLVDSGYPNRKGYLAPYKGQRYHVPEWQHGRHAVGSKEVFNYAHASLQNVIEQSFGVLKMKWRTLLQLPSYPIEKQSKIIVACMALHDFIRDNAIYDEHFETYMEDSSGVGSQVPLADGGGLVDDMNMCAFRDAIANATTNF; encoded by the coding sequence ATGACAGGGATACAATGGGTTGAAATCCAACTAAATGATAGAGTGCAGTGCTACAATATGTTTAGAATGACAAGGTCAGTGTTCCATCGCCTTCATTGGACTTTGGTTCAGAATTATGGCTTGAGATCAACTAATGATATTTGTACCAAGGAAGCCTTAGGCTTGTTTTTGTGGACATGTGGTGCACCTCAATCATTTAGACAAGTTGCAAATAGGTTTGGTCATTCTTTAGAAACTATCAGTAGAAAGTTTAGTGaggtacttgactcaatttgtagACTGTCTATTGACATCATAAGACCTAAGGATCCATACTTTGGTACAGTTCATCCAAAACTGCAGCAAGCTAGGTTCTGGCCTCATTTCAACGATTGCATAGGCGCCATTGATGGTACACACATACCTGTAACTGTACCAAAAAGTGAACAGGCAAAATACATTGGACGACATGGTTATGCTTCACAAAATGTCATGGCGGTTTGTGACTTCGATATGCGGTTCACATTTGTTGTCACGGGTTGGGCTGGATCTGCTCATGACACTCGGGTATTTTTGGATACTTTAGTCACCTACAAGGATAAATTTCCACATCCACCTGAAGGCAAGTATTACCTTGTTGATTCTGGGTATCCTAATAGAAAAGGATATCTAGCACCTTACAAGGGACAAAGGTATCATGTGCCTGAATGGCAACATGGTCGTCATGCAGTGGGATCGAAGGAGGTGTTCAACTATGCTCATGCATCCCTCCAAAATGTGATTGAGCAGTCATTTGGAGTTCTCAAGATGAAGTGGCGCACTCTCTTGCAGTTACCTAGCTATCCAATTGAGAAGCAATCAAAGATTATCGTTGCTTGCATGGCTCTTCATGATTTCATTAGAGACAATGCCATATATGATGAACATTTTGAAACCTATATGGAAGACAGTAGTGGTGTTGGGTCCCAAGTTCCTTTAGCTGATGGTGGTGGTTTGGTGGATGATATGAATATGTGTGCTTTCCGTGATGCTATTGCTAATGCCACTACAAATTTCTAA